A window from Lampris incognitus isolate fLamInc1 chromosome 5, fLamInc1.hap2, whole genome shotgun sequence encodes these proteins:
- the tlr3 gene encoding toll-like receptor 3, translated as MLQAHFLLLSWICSVSYLMSGVHYCMASQKGRSACLIQHDKADCSHLSLKTIPPDLPRNITSLDMSHNRLGKLPAASLAPYQGLLHLDVNHNSITRLEEGLCQTLALLQSLNVEHNEVFLLKERDLSHCTNITWLNLASNRLKLEGEPFTALKSLLFLDVSHNKLVSAALGTRPQLPNLVALILSRNDISTLNKDDFSFLSGSSDLRILNLSYLHLKTITAGCFKSIARIQNLTMDGCNLSPQITFALSSELSGTAIKTLSLRKNMLSKVTNITFRGLEKTNLTFLDLSNSSISKIEGDSFQWLDSLETLFLEDNNIRALTKSTFQGLSSLKKLNLRHISRGNKHASSSLAIEDFSFKPLSTLESLVLEHNTIQGITEHTFVGLTGLHDLDMGWSVCTTLKNLDNNTFVSLAASPLRKLNLTGTAISRIGPGAFNMFRNLTALYLGFNFIGQFLTGQEFQGLVQVQEIYLSNNRQTITLTPTSFIHVPNLRTLMLAKALTSNLYLDTSPFSHLSKLTFVDLSNNNIANINKNVFEGLADLSVLKLQHNNLARLWKSANPDGPVLFLKGLRSLAILYMDYNGLDEIPVGAFSGLGNLRELNLGNNLLNSLKDTVFDGLPSLQVLHLQKNLITAVRPEVFMSPMRNLSMLFMDRNPFDCTCESILWFVTWLNKTNASVPYLRDIYKCNTPLAYFNHTIMDFDPLSCKDLSPFQALFILSSTAVISLIMTALLVRFHGWRIHFYWNILINRTLGFSDAKVNEGREFEYDAYVIHAEEDIKWVEKSLLPLENEKCAFCLEDRDSLPGMSRLESIVGNIRRSRKVLFVVTECLLNDHWCRRFKAHHVLHQVIEASRDSVLLVFLQDVQDYKLSCSLYLRRGMLRSRCILHWPVHKERVALFHQKLCIALGMTNRLQQ; from the exons ATGCTTCAAGCTCATTTCCTCCTCCTATCATGGATATGCAGTGTGAGCTATTTAATGAGCGGAGTGCACTATTGCATGGCCTCTCAAAAGGGGCGGTCAGCTTGCCTTATTCAACATGATAAGGCCGACTGTAGCCACCTCAGCCTCAAGACCATCCCTCCCGACCTTCCTAGGAATATCACCAGCCTAGATATGTCTCACAACAGACTTGGGAAGCTTCCTGCTGCCTCATTAGCTCCATACCAAGGACTCCTCCACTTGGATGTGAACCACAACAGCATCACCAGGTTGGAGGAGGGTTTGTGTCAGACACTGGCACTGCTGCAGTCACTGAATGTGGAGCACAATGAAGTGTTTCTCCTGAAAGAAAGGGATCTGAGCCACTGTACCAATATAACGTGGCTAAATTTGGCTAGCAATAGGCTGAAGCTAGAAGGAGAGCCCTTCACTGCCCTAAAG AGCCTGCTTTTCCTTGATGTATCCCATAACAAACTGGTCTCGGCAGCGCTGGGCACTCGGCCCCAACTCCCCAACCTTGTTGCCCTCATCTTGTCTCGCAATGACATCTCTACTCTCAACAAAGATGACTTCTCCTTTCTTAGTGGTTCATCAGACTTACGAATCCTCAACCTATCATATCTGCACCTGAAAACG atTACAGCTGGTTGTTTCAAGTCCATTGCAAGAATACAAAATTTAACAATGGATGGGTGCAATCTGAGCCCCCAGATTACTTTTGCACTCTCTTCGGAACTGTCTGGAACTGCCATCAAGACCCTATCTCTCCGGAAGAATATGCTGAGCAAGGTCACAAACATAACCTTCAGAGGGCTAGAGAAAACCAATCTCACCTTTCTTGATCTGTCCAATAGCAGCATTAGTAAAATTGAAGGAGATTCATTTCAGTGGCTGGATTCACTGGAGACTCTATTTCTAGAGGACAATAACATCCGCGCCCTGACCAAGTCCACATTTCAGGGTCTCAGCAGTTTGAAAAAGCTCAACTTGAGACATATCTCACGTGGGAACAAACACGCTTCCTCATCCCTAGCTATTGAGGATTTCTCCTTCAAACCATTAAGTACACTAGAGAGCCTGGTGTTGGAGCATAATACAATTCAAGGCATCACAGAGCACACTTTTGTAGGCTTGACAGGTCTTCATGATCTCGATATGGGTTGGAGCGTTTGCACAACACTGAAAAACCTTGACAATAACACATTTGTTTCACTTGCAGCATCACCTCTAAGAAAGCTGAACCTGACAGGCACAGCTATCTCGCGTATAGGCCCAGGAGCCTTCAACATGTTCAGGAATCTCACAGCTCTTTATCTTGGCTTCAACTTTATTGGACAATTTCTCACAGGGCAAGAGTTTCAAGGCCTGGTTCAGGTTCAAGAAATATACCTGTCTAACAATCGCCAAACAATAACTCTGACCCCCACATCTTTCATCCATGTTCCCAATCTCAGAACCCTTATGCTAGCCAAAGCCCTGACAAGCAATTTGTATTTGGATACCTCCCCATTCAGTCACCTGTCCAAACTCACCTTTGTGGACCTCAGTAACAACAACATTGCTAATATCAATAAAAATGTCTTCGAAGGACTTGCTGACCTGAGTGTACTGAAGCTTCAACACAATAACTTGGCCCGACTTTGGAAGAGCGCAAACCCAGATGGTCCAGTGTTGTTTCTGAAGGGCCTTCGGAGTTTAGCTATCTTGTATATGGACTATAATGGGCTGGATGAGATTCCTGTGGGGGCTTTCAGTGGGTTGGGTAACCTTCGTGAACTAAACCTTGGCAACAACCTCTTGAACAGTCTTAAGGACACAGTTTTCGATGGCCTGCCCTCGCTGCAGGTTTTACACCTGCAGAAAAACCTCATAACAGCTGTGAGGCCAGAAGTTTTCATGTCACCTATGCGCAACCTCAGCATGCTGTTTATGGACAGAAATCCTTTTGACTGTACCTGTGAAAGCATTCTGTGGTTTGTAACATGGTTGAATAAAACCAATGCTAGTGTTCCCTATCTCAGAGACATTTACAAGTGCAACACTCCGCTAGCCTACTTCAACCACACCATCATGGACTTTGATCCACTGTCCTGCAAAGATTTGAGCCCATTTCAGGCCCTTTTCATACTCAGCAGCACTGCTGTCATTTCACTGATTATGACTGCACTCCTGGTACGTTTTCATGGTTGGAGGATTCACTTCTATTGGAACATTCTGATCAATCGCACATTAGGTTTCAGCGACGCCAAAGTCAACGAGGGACGGGAGTTTGAATATGACGCTTATGTCATCCATGCAGAGGAGGACATcaagtgggtggagaaaagtttGCTCCCTCTAGAAAATGAAAAGTGTGCCTTTTGTCTGGAGGACCGAGACTCTTTGCCTGGCATGTCGCGGCTTGAATCCATCGTGGGTAACATCAGACGGTCCAGAAAAGTCTTGTTCGTCGTCACCGAATGTCTCCTCAATGACCACTGGTGTAGACG TTTTAAAGCCCACCATGTGCTTCACCAGGTCATTGAGGCCAGCAGGGACTCTGTGCTTCTGGTCTTCCTACAGGATGTGCAGGACTACAAGCTTTCTTGCTCGCTGTACCTGCGCAGGGGCATGCTGAGGTCTCGCTGCATTCTCCACTGGCCCGTCCATAAAGAGAGAGTGGCTCTGTTTCACCAGAAGCTTTGCATAGCACTTGGCATGACTAACAGACTGCAGCAATGA
- the LOC130113239 gene encoding cytochrome P450 4V2, with product MPILLGDCSAGLLVVSFFIAVLTYVTYQLLSRHLLQWYKIKPIPDIGGTFPVIGNALQFKTNAGDFFCQIIEFTTEFWSAPLLKLWVGPMPFLILFHAETVETVLNNPVHIDKSYAYKFLHPWLGTGLLTSTGHKWRQRRKMLTPTFHFSILTDFLDVMNEQAEVLVEKLEKEVGKGPFNCFNYITLCALDIICETAMGKKIYAQSNHESKYVQSVYKMSDIISRRQRMPWFWPDFMYNYFGEGREHNKGIKFLHSFTSSVIYERAESISSTESGSDSDQGVRKRRAFLDMLLKTTDEDGNKMSHQDIQEEVDTFMFRGHDTTAAAMNWSIHLLGSHPEVQRKVQQELQEVFGESERPINMEDLKKLRYLECVIKESLRMFPSVPFFARSLCEDCEINGFKVPKGVNAIIIPYALHRDPRYFPDPEVFRPERFLPENSVGRHPYAYIPFSAGLRNCIGQRFAIMEEKVVLASILRYFNIEACQKREDIRPLGELILRPEKGIWIKLERRGTMPTAH from the exons ATGCCAATTTTACTTGGTGATTGTTCAGCGGGTTTACTTGTGGTGAGCTTCTTCATTGCTGTTCTGACCTATGTCACCTACCAACTGCTTAGTAGGCACCTGCTCCAGTGGTATAAGATAAAGCCTATACCGGACATTGGAGGAACGTTCCCCGTGATTGGAAATGCGCTTCAGTTCAAAACGAATGCTGGAg ATTTCTTCTGTCAAATTATTGAGTTTACAACTGAGTTCTGGAGTGCGCCGCTGCTTAAACTCTGGGTTGGACCGATGCCATTTCTCATCCTGTTCCATGCTGAAACTGTTGAG ACAGTCCTGAACAACCCAGTTCATATAGACAAGTCCTATGCATATAAGTTCCTCCACCCCTGGCTTGGCACTGGCCTGCTCACAAG CACCGGACACAAGTGGCGCCAGCGGAGGAAGATGCTGACTCCCACCTTCCACTTCTCCATCTTGACGGATTTTCTCGACGTTATGAATGAGCAGGCAGAGGTCCTGGTGGAGAAGCTGGAGAAGGAAGTCGGAAAGGGCCCCTTCAACTGCTTCAATTACATCACCCTTTGTGCCTTGGACATCATATGTG AGACAGCGATGGGGAAAAAAATTTATGCCCAGAGTAATCACGAATCCAAGTATGTTCAGAGTGTGTACAA gaTGAGTGACATTATCAGCCGCAGACAGAGGATGCCTTGGTTTTGGCCAGACTTTATGTACAACTACTTTGGCGAGGGCCGTGAGCATAACAAGGGGATCAAGTTCCTTCATTCCTTCACCTCCAGT GTGATATATGAAAGAGCAGAATCCATTTCCTCTACTGAATCGGGCAGCGACTCTGACCAGGGCGTCAGGAAGAGACGGGCCTTCTTGGACATGCTCTTGAAGACAACAGATGAGGACGGCAACAAGATGAGCCACCAAGACATCCAGGAGGAGGTGGACACCTTCATGTTTAGG GGCCATGACACCACAGCGGCCGCCATGAACTGGTCCATTCATTTGCTGGGTTCCCATCCTGAGGTTCAGAGGAAAGTTCAACAAGAGCTTCAGGAAGTTTTCG GTGAGTCCGAACGCCCCATTAACATGGAGGACCTGAAGAAGCTCAGGTACCTGGAGTGTGTGATCAAGGAGTCTCTACGAATGTTTCCTTCTGTTCCCTTTTTTGCCCGCAGCCTCTGTGAAGACTGTGAGATTA ATGGTTTCAAGGTGCCCAAAGGTGTCAACGCCATCATTATACCCTACGCACTCCACCGTGACCCACGCTACTTCCCTGACCCTGAGGTGTTCCGACCCGAGCGCTTTCTGCCTGAAAACTCAGTGGGCAGGCATCCATATGCATACATACCCTTCTCTGCTGGACTCCGCAACTGTATAG GTCAGCGTTTTGCAATAATGGAAGAAAAGGTGGTTTTGGCCTCCATTCTGCGTTACTTCAATATCGAGGCTTGTCAGAAGCGTGAGGACATTCGGCCACTTGGGGAGCTCATCCTAAGACCGGAGAAGGGCATTTGGATCAAACTGGAGAGGAGGGGGACCATGCCAACAGCACACTAG